In Pseudobdellovibrionaceae bacterium, the following proteins share a genomic window:
- a CDS encoding c-type cytochrome produces MNIVSGDSSVRTTWFSKEGTVLLVALVGCLVFQHKATAANDRGQSLFKLCRSCHGTTGEGRQNLQAPAIAGLPEWYLVNTLNKFRDGGRGSHPGDYAGLKMRPIARMLRYEGDVEAIAKYVSNIKPGKPPQTITDGDATSGAEKFAVCIACHGADGKGMQPMNAPPLVGQSDWYLFAQLNNFKHGRRGANVEKDATGATMAPMANMLPDDQSMKDVLAHIYTLQ; encoded by the coding sequence GTGAACATCGTTTCAGGGGATTCGTCTGTTCGCACCACCTGGTTCAGCAAAGAAGGCACCGTCCTTCTTGTTGCCCTGGTCGGATGCTTGGTATTCCAGCACAAGGCAACAGCGGCAAATGACAGGGGACAATCTTTGTTTAAACTTTGTAGGTCCTGCCACGGCACTACTGGGGAAGGAAGACAAAACCTTCAGGCTCCAGCCATCGCGGGTCTTCCAGAATGGTATCTGGTCAACACCTTAAACAAATTCAGAGATGGTGGCCGCGGCTCTCATCCCGGTGACTACGCGGGCCTGAAGATGCGTCCCATTGCTCGTATGCTTCGCTATGAAGGTGACGTTGAGGCCATTGCCAAATACGTATCGAACATCAAACCCGGAAAGCCCCCTCAGACCATAACCGATGGTGACGCCACCAGTGGCGCCGAAAAATTCGCCGTCTGTATTGCTTGCCATGGGGCCGACGGCAAAGGAATGCAGCCGATGAATGCTCCGCCTCTGGTCGGTCAGAGCGACTGGTACCTGTTTGCTCAGCTCAACAATTTTAAGCACGGGCGACGTGGGGCCAATGTCGAAAAAGACGCGACTGGCGCCACCATGGCTCCCATGGCTAATATGCTTCCAGATGATCAATCGATGAAAGATGTGCTGGCTCACATCTATACACTTCAATAA
- a CDS encoding Rrf2 family transcriptional regulator: MTISALDEYSIRICLRLATCDKSPLSAAEVAEMEDVSPEYARKVLTSLVHGGLVKSVRGKQGGYVLSSPPPSTFLSDILKAVHPEKEEICNYCEKFRGHESDCVLSEECTLRPVWQAVSDAIEGVLGQMSLADLMKSENQVTLLLRQLGR; encoded by the coding sequence ATGACTATATCGGCATTGGATGAATACTCCATCCGAATTTGCCTGCGCTTGGCAACCTGCGACAAGAGTCCCCTTTCAGCCGCTGAAGTGGCCGAAATGGAAGATGTTTCGCCAGAGTACGCACGCAAAGTTTTGACTTCCCTTGTCCATGGCGGGCTGGTGAAGTCTGTTCGAGGCAAGCAGGGGGGATATGTTTTGAGTTCACCCCCTCCGAGTACCTTCCTGAGTGATATTTTAAAAGCCGTCCATCCTGAGAAGGAAGAGATCTGCAACTACTGCGAGAAATTCCGAGGTCACGAGTCCGATTGCGTTTTGTCTGAGGAGTGCACCCTGAGACCCGTTTGGCAGGCCGTCTCTGATGCCATCGAAGGGGTTTTGGGCCAGATGAGTCTTGCCGATTTGATGAAATCCGAGAATCAGGTCACCCTTCTCCTTCGCCAATTAGGTCGCTAA
- a CDS encoding tRNA 4-thiouridine(8) synthase ThiI: MDKVSPGIILIRYSSEVVIKGRPAKARFATRVRRHIRKLARLNQLECELIKGFNCLVLKSPQAEEFIPLLKRVFGIGLFCPVVGTCGADLDEILKVGLEIFRERIQGKTYAVRAKKVGTSSVPRRQVEIQLGSVLNPFGTVNLTEPEVTVHVDVNNDEVLFYCQRIRGAGGLPCGSQGSALALMSGGFDSAVAAWRIMRRGVAVHFLFCNLGGAAYERSVLQVTKVLCELWGRAYYPRFYSVDFGQIAQELRREVGGAGQQVALKRKMYEVASRLGEELEVDALITGEAIGQVSSQVLRNLKLIEEKATLPVLRPLVGMDKEEIMAEAKHVGTAVLSEKIREFCGLGGEKPMISGRRDKVEPGEARLSQELVDDCLENLKKRDIHAVDGVTLRKDFLFVEAVPSEAEVIDCQEAHMRRDWQWPRSTHIDWETLVSGTQKLDKTKVYVVYCTYGTKAPLAAEVLQLQGYEVYALRGTINQVRELATQTLTH; this comes from the coding sequence ATGGACAAGGTTTCCCCGGGCATTATTCTCATCCGTTACAGCTCTGAGGTCGTCATTAAAGGGCGACCGGCCAAAGCAAGGTTTGCCACTCGTGTTAGGCGCCACATCCGCAAACTGGCTCGCTTGAACCAACTGGAGTGCGAGCTCATCAAAGGATTCAATTGTTTGGTTCTAAAATCACCTCAGGCAGAGGAGTTTATTCCTTTGCTCAAGCGGGTCTTCGGCATTGGTCTGTTTTGTCCAGTGGTGGGAACTTGCGGGGCCGATTTAGATGAAATCCTGAAGGTTGGATTAGAGATCTTCAGGGAGAGGATTCAGGGCAAGACTTACGCTGTGCGGGCGAAAAAGGTGGGGACCAGTTCGGTTCCCCGCCGTCAGGTGGAGATTCAATTGGGATCGGTTCTGAACCCCTTTGGCACTGTCAACCTAACGGAACCAGAGGTAACCGTACACGTGGATGTTAATAACGACGAAGTGTTGTTTTACTGCCAAAGAATTCGCGGCGCGGGAGGCCTTCCCTGTGGCTCTCAGGGATCAGCTTTGGCCCTGATGTCGGGCGGTTTTGATTCGGCCGTTGCTGCCTGGCGGATCATGCGGCGGGGAGTTGCCGTGCACTTTTTGTTTTGCAATCTTGGAGGAGCCGCCTATGAGCGCAGCGTCCTCCAGGTGACGAAGGTATTGTGCGAATTGTGGGGTCGGGCCTATTACCCTCGCTTCTATAGCGTCGATTTTGGCCAAATTGCCCAAGAACTCCGCCGTGAAGTCGGCGGGGCTGGTCAGCAGGTTGCATTGAAACGCAAGATGTATGAAGTAGCCAGTCGGTTGGGCGAGGAGTTGGAAGTGGATGCCCTGATCACTGGCGAAGCCATTGGCCAGGTTTCCTCGCAAGTATTGCGCAACCTCAAATTGATTGAGGAAAAGGCGACACTGCCGGTGTTGCGTCCTTTGGTTGGTATGGACAAAGAAGAGATCATGGCGGAGGCAAAACATGTGGGAACAGCGGTTCTCTCTGAAAAAATCCGCGAGTTTTGTGGTTTGGGTGGAGAAAAGCCCATGATCTCCGGCCGGCGGGATAAAGTCGAACCAGGTGAGGCTCGCTTGAGCCAGGAATTGGTAGATGACTGTTTGGAAAATCTAAAAAAGCGTGACATTCACGCGGTGGATGGAGTCACTTTGCGCAAAGATTTTTTATTTGTCGAGGCGGTTCCCAGCGAAGCTGAAGTTATCGATTGTCAGGAAGCCCACATGAGGCGGGATTGGCAGTGGCCTCGCTCGACTCACATTGACTGGGAGACTTTGGTGTCGGGCACTCAGAAGCTAGATAAGACCAAAGTTTATGTTGTGTACTGCACCTATGGCACTAAAGCTCCACTCGCAGCCGAAGTCTTGCAACTGCAAGGCTACGAAGTCTACGCTCTCCGTGGAACCATCAATCAGGTTCGAGAGCTGGCAACACAGACATTGACTCATTAG
- a CDS encoding twitch domain-containing radical SAM protein yields the protein MDNRAEPSDLPAAFCVLPWTQIATTVKGFTRLCCFAKNLRDQQGRRLLLTKSVALSDIWNSEAYRQVRRQMLSGSLPKDCEHCQRHESGGLLSKRQKYNRQRPEWAGDFASLIAATDADGALHRPPRVFDLRLGNVCNLKCVMCRPELSSKWEGDYRSLRESQFVLPQSVQEHLSWTLDDNEGNNDWFADGKVIDFFRGNLGHVRQLYFSGGEPLLSSSHRELVNLCIESGYAKNIELIYDTNGLGISEEWLKIWSQFGGIDIHISIDGLGEKYEYIRFPGKFVEFEKAARALAEWEFSGKKVRILVTLQALNILDQAEILDWYWTLFGRESQIRHSIVFGQVRWPECLSPRILPLEGRRRAFQKAEDYAHKLLASGVPKSELFPLGDLGRRMEFCFEDTQGGNKRVEDFLVYLGQLDQVRGTCWQKTFPELAGLIEEVGRG from the coding sequence ATGGACAATCGAGCAGAACCAAGTGATTTGCCTGCTGCTTTTTGCGTGTTGCCTTGGACCCAAATCGCCACAACAGTAAAAGGATTTACCCGCCTTTGTTGTTTTGCCAAGAATCTGCGTGATCAGCAAGGTCGTCGCCTCCTGCTGACGAAGAGTGTGGCCTTATCCGACATTTGGAACTCCGAAGCCTACCGCCAGGTCCGGCGGCAGATGTTGAGTGGCTCCCTGCCGAAGGACTGTGAGCATTGTCAGCGCCATGAGAGCGGGGGGCTTCTCAGTAAGCGGCAGAAGTACAATCGGCAAAGACCTGAATGGGCTGGTGATTTTGCAAGCCTGATAGCCGCCACTGATGCGGATGGAGCTCTTCATCGCCCGCCCCGAGTGTTTGACCTTCGACTCGGAAATGTATGTAACTTGAAATGCGTCATGTGCAGACCGGAGCTGTCCAGCAAATGGGAGGGGGATTATAGGAGCCTGAGAGAGAGTCAGTTCGTTCTTCCACAGTCAGTCCAAGAGCACTTGTCGTGGACGCTGGATGATAACGAGGGAAATAACGACTGGTTTGCTGATGGCAAGGTGATTGATTTTTTCCGCGGAAACTTGGGTCATGTGCGACAACTTTATTTTTCTGGTGGAGAGCCTTTGTTGTCTTCGAGTCATCGGGAGCTAGTGAATCTTTGCATTGAGTCCGGATATGCTAAAAACATTGAGTTGATTTATGATACCAATGGGCTGGGGATTTCAGAGGAGTGGTTGAAGATTTGGTCACAGTTTGGCGGTATTGATATTCATATCTCCATTGATGGTTTAGGTGAGAAATACGAGTACATCCGCTTCCCAGGCAAGTTTGTTGAATTCGAAAAGGCAGCTCGGGCCCTGGCTGAATGGGAATTCAGCGGCAAAAAGGTGCGGATCCTGGTCACCCTTCAAGCTCTGAATATTCTGGATCAGGCGGAGATCCTAGACTGGTACTGGACTTTGTTTGGTCGGGAGTCTCAGATTCGCCATAGTATCGTTTTTGGCCAGGTGCGATGGCCCGAATGCCTGTCGCCAAGAATTTTACCTCTGGAGGGTCGTCGCCGGGCATTTCAAAAGGCGGAAGATTATGCCCACAAGTTGTTAGCCTCTGGGGTGCCGAAGTCAGAGCTTTTTCCTTTAGGTGATCTTGGGCGGAGAATGGAATTTTGCTTTGAGGACACCCAGGGTGGAAACAAAAGGGTAGAGGACTTCCTTGTCTACCTTGGTCAACTGGATCAAGTGCGCGGAACCTGTTGGCAAAAGACCTTCCCAGAATTGGCCGGACTCATCGAGGAGGTGGGACGTGGCTAA
- a CDS encoding radical SAM protein gives MAKQEKPHPYPPGLPSSFCYLPWVQFGTTVGGFPRLCANTPSLRDESGERLQVSCSLGVDEVWNGEQMKAIRRQMISGQLPEICRRCSDMESSGLESKRLKMIHLKPEWAGDPKDLLRETGEDGHLQAGPRSFNLRLGNVCNLKCVMCRPDFSSKWQGDFTRLFTEGLAIPPSAAEHLGFPGEGKQGDHRWYEESRVFEFLKSSLPSTKQFYFSGGEPMMTKLHGDLIDHCLETGHCRHIHLMYDTNGLFINEDWLRKWERFETVDIHLSVDGVGPKYEYIRYPGKWEQLNQVARLLSQWQAPGATVRILVTQQLLNALDGDEILSWYLDVFGSDADVRYQIVWNLVEWPECLTSHLAAPSIKEKAWHKMEELVRSIKVNWPEEAGEFKNSAQAFLLRDLQRRWHYAFEKKQEINEGLREFVQYLNALDQIRGTDWQSTFPELAALIQAEL, from the coding sequence GTGGCTAAGCAAGAGAAACCCCATCCCTATCCTCCCGGTTTGCCATCTTCCTTTTGTTATTTGCCCTGGGTTCAGTTTGGCACAACAGTGGGGGGCTTCCCTCGCCTTTGTGCCAATACTCCCTCCCTGAGAGACGAAAGTGGTGAGCGGTTACAGGTCTCTTGCTCCCTGGGGGTTGATGAAGTGTGGAACGGGGAGCAGATGAAGGCCATTCGTCGGCAGATGATTTCTGGACAGTTGCCAGAAATCTGCCGTCGCTGTTCTGATATGGAGAGTTCCGGTCTTGAATCCAAAAGACTCAAGATGATTCACCTAAAGCCTGAGTGGGCAGGGGATCCCAAAGACCTGTTACGGGAAACTGGGGAAGACGGCCATCTCCAGGCTGGTCCGCGCTCATTTAATCTACGCCTTGGAAATGTCTGCAACCTGAAGTGCGTGATGTGCCGCCCAGACTTTTCCTCAAAGTGGCAGGGTGATTTTACAAGATTGTTTACAGAAGGCCTGGCAATTCCCCCTTCGGCTGCGGAGCATCTTGGTTTCCCTGGCGAAGGCAAGCAGGGAGATCACCGTTGGTACGAGGAATCTCGGGTTTTTGAGTTTCTCAAGAGTTCCCTGCCGTCGACAAAACAGTTCTATTTTTCGGGCGGGGAGCCCATGATGACCAAGCTTCACGGCGATCTGATTGATCACTGTCTAGAGACGGGTCATTGTCGACATATTCATTTGATGTACGACACCAATGGGTTGTTTATTAATGAAGATTGGTTAAGAAAATGGGAGCGGTTCGAAACGGTCGATATTCATTTGTCGGTGGACGGGGTCGGCCCAAAATACGAATACATCCGCTACCCGGGAAAGTGGGAACAGCTGAACCAGGTCGCTCGTCTGCTGAGTCAGTGGCAGGCTCCCGGTGCGACGGTGAGAATTTTGGTGACTCAGCAGCTACTGAATGCTTTGGACGGAGACGAAATCTTGAGTTGGTATTTGGATGTGTTTGGAAGTGATGCGGATGTTCGCTACCAAATCGTATGGAATCTGGTCGAGTGGCCCGAGTGCTTGACCAGTCATTTGGCGGCCCCCTCGATTAAGGAGAAGGCCTGGCACAAAATGGAAGAGTTGGTGAGATCAATCAAGGTCAATTGGCCCGAAGAGGCCGGTGAATTTAAGAACTCAGCTCAGGCCTTTTTGCTGCGAGATTTGCAGAGGCGTTGGCATTATGCTTTTGAAAAAAAACAAGAAATCAATGAAGGCCTCAGAGAGTTTGTTCAGTACTTAAATGCTCTCGATCAGATTCGGGGAACAGATTGGCAATCGACCTTTCCCGAGTTAGCGGCCTTAATTCAGGCGGAGTTGTAG
- a CDS encoding methyltransferase domain-containing protein — MEDRTYQIEAQVESDHWWFRARRDLIAGYLHQLNLNDQTEILDVGSSTGTNLRLLQEMGFQKYQGVDTSQSSVDWCREKKLGFVSLGDAQDLPFAEAAFDVVLATDVLEHLGDDLKGAQELYRVLRPGGWALVTVPTFQSLWGKQDEVSLHKRRYRLSQVAKICLQAGFEVREKYYFNFLLFAPIWLARQVLKRIPNRIESENQVNTPLMNKVLYRVFSFDLSVAPWIKAPVGVSAFLLLQKPQK; from the coding sequence GTGGAGGATAGAACATATCAAATCGAAGCTCAGGTTGAGTCCGACCACTGGTGGTTCCGGGCGCGCCGTGACTTGATTGCCGGCTACCTTCATCAACTCAACCTCAATGATCAAACGGAAATCCTAGATGTCGGTTCCAGCACGGGCACCAACCTTCGATTGCTTCAGGAAATGGGTTTTCAAAAGTACCAAGGAGTGGACACGAGCCAAAGTTCGGTAGACTGGTGTCGGGAAAAGAAGTTGGGCTTTGTATCATTGGGGGATGCCCAGGATCTCCCCTTTGCTGAAGCGGCCTTTGATGTGGTGCTGGCCACCGACGTTCTTGAACACTTGGGCGATGATCTCAAAGGGGCGCAAGAACTCTATCGTGTTCTACGGCCCGGGGGTTGGGCCCTGGTGACCGTACCCACTTTTCAGTCGCTTTGGGGCAAGCAGGATGAGGTTTCCCTTCACAAGCGCAGGTATCGTCTTTCCCAAGTGGCGAAGATCTGTTTACAAGCGGGTTTCGAAGTGCGGGAAAAGTACTATTTTAATTTCCTGTTGTTTGCCCCCATCTGGTTGGCGCGTCAGGTTTTGAAGCGAATTCCCAATCGCATCGAAAGTGAAAATCAGGTCAATACGCCACTGATGAACAAAGTGCTTTATCGGGTTTTTTCCTTTGATCTTAGTGTGGCCCCTTGGATCAAAGCTCCTGTCGGGGTGTCGGCCTTCTTGCTCCTGCAAAAGCCCCAGAAATAG
- a CDS encoding glycosyltransferase family 2 protein — MRRGISIVLPVYNERESIGPLLKELDPVVSTLNYEVEVIAVNDGSRDGTTEELDRLAGDYPYLKIIHFRKNEGQTAAFDAGFQYSQFEIVITMDADGQNDPADIPKMVALIEEGCDFVSGWRRKRRDSWLRTIPSRLANRLIRLVTGTHLHDLGCSLKAYRSEFVKELRLFGEMHRFIGVLMVQSGARTQEMEVNHRPRELGQSKYGIFRTFKVLVDLVTVWFMRGFGQKPSYVFSGVGGLLLASSVLLSIFVLWQKFQFGYWVHRNPLFMIGIFIALAGIQFVGLGLLAEISIRTYHDAAQVPTYRIARLTGFDQDQQDNLRRLANQ, encoded by the coding sequence ATGCGTCGTGGAATATCCATAGTCTTACCTGTTTACAATGAGCGGGAGTCCATTGGTCCGTTACTTAAGGAATTGGACCCGGTTGTGTCGACCTTGAACTATGAGGTTGAAGTCATCGCTGTTAATGACGGCAGCCGGGATGGAACCACCGAAGAGCTGGATCGACTGGCGGGAGATTATCCCTACTTAAAGATAATTCACTTTCGCAAAAACGAAGGACAGACTGCAGCCTTCGATGCCGGATTTCAGTACAGTCAATTTGAAATCGTCATCACCATGGATGCCGACGGACAAAACGATCCAGCTGATATCCCTAAGATGGTGGCCCTCATCGAAGAAGGCTGTGATTTTGTTTCCGGATGGCGGCGCAAGAGAAGGGACTCTTGGTTGCGAACCATTCCTTCACGCTTGGCGAACCGTTTGATCCGCCTGGTGACCGGGACTCACCTTCATGATCTGGGCTGTTCACTGAAAGCCTATCGCTCGGAATTCGTCAAAGAGCTCAGGTTGTTTGGGGAGATGCACCGGTTTATTGGTGTCCTCATGGTGCAGTCGGGAGCCCGCACTCAGGAGATGGAAGTCAATCATCGGCCTCGTGAATTGGGCCAATCCAAGTATGGTATCTTTCGCACCTTTAAAGTTCTGGTCGACCTGGTAACAGTCTGGTTTATGCGCGGATTTGGTCAGAAACCTAGCTATGTGTTTTCAGGAGTTGGGGGACTACTCTTGGCCTCCAGTGTTCTGCTCTCGATTTTTGTGCTCTGGCAGAAATTCCAGTTTGGCTATTGGGTACACCGCAACCCTTTGTTTATGATAGGGATCTTTATTGCCTTGGCGGGCATTCAATTTGTTGGCTTGGGTTTGCTCGCTGAAATTTCCATCCGCACCTATCACGATGCTGCCCAGGTTCCCACCTACCGCATCGCCCGCCTGACGGGATTTGATCAAGACCAGCAGGACAATCTCCGGCGGTTGGCGAATCAATAA